CATCGGCCTCGCCGCGCCACAAATCGGCATCCTCACCCGGCTCATCGTGCTTGATTGCGTCAAGGGCGAAGACGAAACACCCCGCCCGCTGATCATGTTCAACCCGAAGGTCGTCGCCAAATCCGACGATCTGAGCACTTACGAGGAAGGCTGCCTGTCGATCCCCGAGCAATATGCCGATGTCACCCGCCCTGCCGAGGTCAGCGTCAATTGGATTGACCGAAGCGGCAACGAACATACCGAAGATTTCGCCGGCCTCTGGGCCACCTGTGTGCAGCACGAAATCGACCATTTGAACGGCACGCTTTTCATCGACTATCTCGGCGCGATGAAACGCCAGATGATCACCCGCAAGATGCAAAAGCTCAAACGCGAGAAGGCCCGGCTTTGAGCGTCCTGCCGATCCTCCAATGGCCCGATCCACGCCTCAAGGCGGCCTGTGCCGCCGCTGGCCACGAGGATCTGCGCCCGCTGATCGCTGACATGTTCGACACCATGTATGCTGCCAAAGGCCGCGGCCTCGCCGGGCCGCAAGTGGCAGTGATGAAGCGCCTTTTCGTGATGGATGCCACGTGGAAAGACGGTGAGCGCACACCCCGCGCCATGATCGACCCGTTCATCATGGCGGTTGAGCGTATCCCGGTGGTGATGGACGAAATGTGCCTCTCCATCCCCGGTGTCACCGTCCCGGTCGAGCGGCACAAGGCGATCACCCTGCAATGGACCGATGAAACCGGCGATATCCACATGAATGATTTCGACGGCGCCGAAGCGCGCATCATCCAGCATGAATTCGACCACTTGAACGGACTCGTTCATTTCGACCGCATCTCACCTACCCTGCGCGCAGACCTGGAAACGCCCTACCTGAAAGCCCACGCATGACCGTCCGCCGCTGCCTGCCATGGCCCGACAAGCACCTGCGCACCCCCGCCGCCCCGGTGGGCGAGATTACCGACGAGATTCGCGCCCATTGGGCCGATATGGTCGAGACGATGGACGCCATGCCCGGTGTCGGCCTTGCCGCACCGCAAATCGGCGTCATGCTGCGCCTTGCCGTCGTCGATGCCAGCACCGAGCGCGGCAAGGCGCTGCTGATGGCCAACCCCGAAATCATCGACGCTTCCGCGGTTCTGCGCGAACATGAGGAAGCCTCCCCCAACCTTCCCGGTGTTTCCGCCCGGCTCAAACGACCGCGCGGCGTGGTGGTCCGGTTTCTCAATCACCATGGCCAATATGACCGGCGCGAGCTTGTCGGCCTCTGGGCCACCTCCGTGCAACACCAGATCGACCACCTCAACGGCAAGATGTATTTCGACCGCCTTTCCAAGGTGAAACGCGATATGCTTTTGCGCAAAGCCCGCAAACACGGCTGAGCCGGGCGCAACGACAGGAGCGCACATGCGCGTCATCTTCATGGGCAGCCCCGATTTCTCGGTCCCCACACTCGACGCGCTGATTGCGGCGGGCCACGAGGTCGCCTGCGTCTATTGTCAGCCGCCCCGCCCCGCAGGGCGCGGCAAGAAAGACCGCCCCACACCAGTGCACGCCCGCGCAGAGGCGCTCGGCCTGCCAGTCCGAAGCCCGCGCAGCCTCAAACCCGCCGACGAACAAGCCGCCTTTGCAGCTCTTGACGCGGATATCGCTGTGGTCGTCGCCTATGGCCTGATCCTGCCCAAAGCCGTGCTCGACGCGCCCCGCCACGGGTGCCTGAACATCCACGCTTCGCTGCTGCCGCGCTGGCGCGGCGCCGCGCCGATCCACCGCGCCATCATGGCTGGCGATGCGCAAACCGGCATCTGCATCATGCAAATGGATGAAGGGCTCGATACCGGCCCCGTGCTCATGCGCCAAACCACCCCGATCACCCCGCAAGAGACCACCGGCACCCTGCATGACCGCCTCTCCACCATGGGGGCCGCGATGATAGCGCAAGCCCTCACCGCGTTGCCGACCCTCTCCGCCACGCCACAGCCCGACACCGGCGTCACCTATGCGGCCAAGATCGACAAGGCCGAAGCGCGGGTCGACTGGACCCGCCCGGCGGCCGAGATTGACCGGCAGATTCGCGGCCTCTCGCCGTTCCCCGGCGCATGGTGCGACTGGCAGGGCACACGCCTCAAATTGCTTGCCTCGCGCATGGCGCACGGCTCCGGCGCCCCCGGCGAGGTGCTTGACGACGCACTCACCATCGCCTGCGGCAGCGGCGCGATACAGATCACCCGCTTGCAAAAACCCGGCCGCGCGGCGCAGAATGGCGATGACTTCCTGCGCGGCACCACCATGGCGCGCGGATCAACGCTCGGCTAAGGAGACCCTGATGTTACTGACCCTCTTTGGCACGGTGGTGATCGCCGGAATCGTCGGCTACCTGTCCGAGCGCAGCGGCTTCACCCGCAATGGCTACCTGCCCTCGATCATCATCTGCGTCGGTGGCGCGTTCCTGTTCTTTTTCGTCCGCATCATGTTCCATTTCGGTTTTTCCAGTCCGGGGCTGAATGCGGTTCTGTCATCCGTCGGCGCGTTGATCATTGTGCCGACACGCTATCGCAAACGCTGACGCAGGGAGCATCGGCATGGCTGTTTTATGGCTCATCATCATCGGTGCAGCGGCGGGGTTTCTCGCCACGCGGATCATGGGCAAGGAAACCAATATCATCGCGACTATGGCCATCGGTATCGGCGGCGCCCTGATCGGTGGCTTTGTGCTGCGCCTGCTGCTGGCGATGCTGGGCGCTGCCGCAGGCTTCATCGGCGCCATCCTCGGCGCGCTGGTGCTGATCTGGCTCTGGGACCGCTATTTCGGCTGACGCGGAATTCGCCGCGAATTCCGTTCTGTTTTCCGGCGCGGAAAACAGCCCGCTCCCGACCTACCGCCTCCGCTCACCCCAAAAACCCGCGCCGGGTTTTTAACCGTTTCCCGCGCCGGGAAACGCCCGCGCCCCACACCGCTCAAACCTTGAACGGCGCCATCCCGGCCCGCGCCAACTCATCCGCCCGCTCATTCTCCGGGTGGCCCGCATGGCCTTTCACCCATTCCCAGCGCACATCATGCCGTGCCTGCGCCGCATCCAGCCGCTGCCACAGGTCAACATTCTTCAACCCGCCCTTTTTCTTCCAGCCATTGCGCTTCCAGCCGTGAATCCACTTGGTGATCCCGTCCTTCACATAGGCCGAATCCGTCACCACGGTGATCGCACTCGCCCGCTCCAACGTCTCCAGCGCATTGATCGCCGCCAGAAGCTCCATGCGGTTGTTTGTCGTTTCCGCCGCACCGCCAGAAAGCTCTCGCTCCTTGACGATCCGCGCGCCCTCCATCGCGCGCAACAAAACGCCCCAGCCACCGGGGCCGGGGTTGCCGCTGCACGCGCCATCGGTATAGGCAATCAGCTCAGCCATGGCAGAGCATCATCACATGGCGCGCCATCACCCCGTCAAGCCCCGCGCCCGCACCATGCCAGCGCCGCTTCACGTCAAGCCCTGCCGCATTCAGCAACGCGACAAGCTCGTCTTCTTGGTAATAGGCATAAAACCGGCCCAGCGCGTCCGGCCCTTCGCCGGTCCCGAGCTTCATGCCGATGTGGAAAACCATCCCCGGTTTGCCCGCCCGCCTGATCCGCGCCAACAACCCCGGCAAATCCGCCCGGCGCGCATGCAGCAGGCTGAAATTGGCCCAGATGCCATCATAGCGCGCCTCGGCGTTCAAATCATCAAACACCGCCTGCCGCACCTCAACCGCACCTTGCTCCGCCGCCAACGCCACCATCTCGCGCGATGCGTCCCACGCCTCCACGGCAAAGCCCATCTCCGCCAATGCTCGCGCGTAATACCCCGGCCCGCACCCCAGATCGAGCACCCGCCCCCTTCGGGCAACGCGGCGGCAAACGCCTCAAGCTGCGGCGTTTCACCAAGCGCCCCGGTCAGCCGCCCGTACTCCTGCGCCTTCGCGTCGTAAATCGCGATCGTCCCGGCGTCACTCATCTGCACCCCCGCAACCGCTCAACTGGCGCGCCCGCTATCACGCTTTTTCTCTCAGCACGCGCGGCACCTTGAATTCGACGTTTTCGCGCGCGGTCTGCACCTCTTCGATGGTCACGGCATAGCGCTCCCGCAACGCCGCAATCACCTCATCGACCAGCACTTCGGGCGCCGACGCACCGGCTGACACCCCCAGCGCGCCCACGCCGTCAAGCGCGCGCCAGTCAATCTCCACCGCGCGCTGCACAAGCTGCGCATAACCGCACCCGGCCCGCTTGGCGACCTCAACGAGCCGCCGCGAGTTCGATGAATTCGGCGCGCCGACCACCAAAATCGCCTCCGCCTTTGCGCCAATCGCCTTGACCGCCTCCTGCCGGTTGGTGGTGGCATAACAGATATCTTCCTTGTGCGGCCCGCGAATACTCGGGAACCGGGCTTGCAAGGCGGCCACGATATCAATCGTATCATCCACGCTCAAAGTCGTCTGCGTCACGAAAGCCAACCGCTCGGGATCACGCACGGCAATCCGCGCCACATCCTCCACCGTTTCCACCAGCAACACCTCACCTTGCGGCAATTGCCCCATCGTGCCGATGGTCTCCGGGTGGCCTGCATGACCGATCATGATGATCTGAAGCCCAGCCGCCGAATGCCGCTCCGCCTCGATATGCACCTTGCTCACCAATGGGCAGGTCGCATCGACGTAAACCATCTCGCGCCGCCCGGCCTCTTCGGGCACCGCCTTGGCCACACCATGCGCGGAAAAAATCACCGGCCTGTCATCCGGACAATCCGACAATTCCTCCACGAAAACCGCGCCTTTTCCGCGCAGATCGTCGACCACATATTTGTTATGGACGATCTCGTGGCGCACATAAACCGGCGCGCCCCATTTCTCGATCGCCATCTCGACAATCTTGATCGCCCGGTCCACGCCCGCGCAAAACCCGCGCGGCGCGGCAAGGTAAAGGGTCAAAGGCGGTTTCGGCACGGCGTTTCTCCTGTCAGCACAGACCTAAAGCGTTTTGGGTTCAAGTTGAAACACAACTTGAATTCGAAACGCGCGCAACATTCAATCGTCGGGGCGTTTCGCCGTATTGCCGTGATCGGACAACAAGTCGAAACGACTTATGGTCAAACATGGGAAGCGTCCAGTCCACTGCGCCAAAAAACCAACAACCGGGCACGGTTTCCCGCCACCCGGTCGTCATTCCTTCGCAAAAAGCGAAACCATCGAACCCTTCAATGGCCCGCCGAGGCCATCGGTTCACGTTCCTGCTCGTTATCATGTTCACGCGGCGGCCGCCCGATCACGTCTTTAAGCTTGTCCAGTTCGATGAAGTTATCCGCCTGACGGCGCAATTCATCGGCAATCATCGGCGGTTGGCTGCGAATGGTCGAAACCACCGAGACCCGCACACCCTGACGTTGCAAGCTGGCGACCAGCGGGCGGAAATCTCCGTCGCCCGAAAACAGCACGATATGATCGACCCGCGGCGCCAGTTCCAGCGCATCAACGGCCAGTTCAATATCCATATTGCCCTTCACCTTCCGGCGACCCTGGCTGTCGGTGTATTCCTTGGCCGGTTTCGTCACCATCGTGAAACCGTTATAGTGGAGCCAGTCCACCAGCGGCCTGATCGGCGAATATTCGTCATTCTCAAGCAGCGCGGTGTAATAAAATGCCCGAAGCAATTTTCCCCGACCCATGAATTCGTGGCGTAGCAATTTGTAATCAATGTCGAACCCAAGAGCCTTCGCTGCGGCATAAAGATTCGAGCCATCAATGAACAGCGCCAGCCGTTCGTCTTTATAAAACATTGATTCTCCTTCCGATTGCATCCGGCCCGAATTCCGTGAGTGTAATAAGGACGGCCGAATACTGCGGGTTGAAATATGGCGATTTTAATTGCACTTCAAGTCGAATAGGCACCTGAAACCATACGAAAGGCATCACAATGGATCAAGTATGCCTGATTGCATTAGGCTCTAACCAGCCATCGCCCGCCGGTGACCCGGCGGCAACCCTGACCTCTGCCCTGGCCTGCCTCAAAGCGACCGAAGGCCTGCACCTTCGCGCGGTCAGCCGGTTTTTCCGCACCCCCGCATTTCCCGCAGGTGCCGGGCCGGATTACATAAATGCGGCCGCGGCGCTTGTCTCACCCCTGCCTCCAGAGGCGGTGCTCACGCGGCTCCACACCATCGAAGCCGACCATGAACGTCGCCGCGAAATCCGCTGGGGCGCGCGCAGCCTTGACCTCGATCTGCTGACCTGCGGCCCCACGATTTTGCCCGATCCGGCCACTTGGCAGCACTGGTGCGACATTTCGACCACCCGCCAACAGACCGAGGCACCGAGCCAGCTTGTCCTGCCCCATCCCCGGATGCACGAGCGCGCTTTCGTGTTGGTACCGCTGGCCGAAATTGCCCCCGACTGGTGCCACCCCGTCCTCGCGCTTAGCGTGTCCTCGATGCTGGCCCGCCTGCCCCGCGCGGAAGTGGCAGCGGCAACCCCGATCTGACAATCACTCGCCTGTTCAACCCGCCGATTCACCCGCCAGATCAAGCAACCGCCGCGCAATCTCGCGTGAAAAACCGCGGGCTTGCGCAAAATTCGCAAACGCCGCCGCGCCGCCCGCCCTGTCGCCCTCGAACGCGGTGATGGCGGCGGCGATGCTTGCGGCATCTTCCGCCACGGCGCAAAGCCCGATATCGCGCAAATAACTGTAATCGGTGGCCAACAGCGATGGAATGCTCCCCGCAATGATCCGGCGCTCCTGAATGATCGCCTCGTAAGGGTTGTGCCCCATGCCGCCAAACAGCGTGTGCCCCATGAACACCCCGAACGACAGATCGAACCAAGTGCCAAGCTCGCCATAGCTGTCGGCGATGAACACCCGCTCGTCACGCCCCGGCACCTGCCCGGCTGAGCGGCGCGCCGCCTGATACCCCGCCGCCTCGACGGTCCCGGCAATCGCATCCCCCTGCTCTTTCCAGCGCGGCGCAAGGATCAGCCGCAGATCGGGAATGGCTGTCCGGGCGCTTTCGAACGCCTCCAGAAGCGGCGCTATCTCGTTATTGTCGACCGACGCGCCGGTCAGCACCGGCGCCTCTCCCCAAGCCGCCTTCATCTGCCCATGCAAATCGGGTTTGATGCTGAGCGGCTGCGCATCAAGCTTCATATTCGGGCGGAAAACAACCGCGCACTCGTTCCGCACCCATTCACGCGCCTCTTCATCGCCGCCAGCCGAAAAGATATGCAACAGATCAAAATGCGCCATCATCCAGCGCCCAAAGGCGGGCAGCTTACGCACCAAACGCCCCAGCCGCCCGTTGAATTGCCCGTTGATCAGCGCCATCGGAATGCCCCGGCGGCGCAACAGATCAAGCGCGTTGGGCCACAGATCGCCTTCGCAGAACACCGCCACATCGGGCCGCCAATGATCAATAAAGCGCGTCATCGCCGCCCGCGTGTCAAGCGGTGCCAGCAGAAGGCTCACGCCGCCGCCCTCCGCCGCCTTGCGAAACACCCCCAACCCGTCAAGCGTGCGCGTCGTCACCACGAAACTCAGCGTCGGGTCAAGCGCGCGCAGCGCCTCCAGCAACACCAGATTGGCCGTCGAATCCCCCGGCCCGATGCTTTGCAACCAAACAACCCGGCCCTCTGGCCGCTCGGGCAGCACCCACGCCACCCGCTCTGGCGCGCGCTCAACACTGTCTTCCCCGGCATTCTTCGCCGCCCGGCGCCGCACCAACGCCACGACAAGCCGCGCCGGAATGATTCGCGAAACCCCAAAGTAAAGCCGCAACAAAGCCCGCTGGCTCAGCGGCATCGCCCGCGTTCTTTTTGCGACGTCTTCGTTAATTCCCATCCTTGGCCCGTCCGTGTTCGCGGTTCCCATGGTTCCCAGAGCGCCACCCGGTCGTGCGTACAGTGTGCGGCCCCGCGAAATTTGGCTAGGTTTTTCGACCGAATTGCGGCATCCCTATAGCCGAATCAACCCGGCCTTACGAGCGGAAGAAAAGCCTATGGCAGGAAAAACCATCGCCCTGATCCCCGCGCGAATGGAAAGCTCACGCTTGCCCAACAAACCGCTCCGGCTGATCTCTGGTTTGCCGATGATCGTCCACGTCGCCAAACGTGCCGCCCTCACACCCGGCATCGATCAGGTCGCCGTCTGCACTGATTCCATCGAAATCCTGATGACCTGCGAACGCTTCGGCATCGCCGTCTGCATGACGAAGGCCAGCCACCGCAACGGCACCGAACGCATCGCCGAAGCCGCCGAAACGATGGGCCTCTCGCCTGAGGACATCATCATTGACGTGCAGGGCGACGAACCCTTCGTGCGCCCCGAATATATCGAACAGGTCGCCGCCTTCACCCGCGCCAACCCGTTTGGCTGCGTCGTCCCGCATCAGTTCATGGACGAGCTTGGCAATCTCAACCGCGTGAAGATTGTCGAACACGACAACCGGGTGATCTATTTCTCCCGCGCCGATGTGCCGCTTTATTTCGGCGCCCTGCAACAACCGCTGAAAAAGCACCTCTCTATCATCGGCTTCCGTCTGCCCGCCCTGCAACGCTTCGCCGCCAATCCCCCCACCCCACTGGAAGAGGCCGAACGAATCGAACTGATGCGCCTGATCGAACTTGGCGAACCGATCGGCACCTTCCTGCAAGACGGCACCTCGCTTTCCGTCGATACGCCTGAAGATTACGAGCTTGCCTGCCGGATGATGGAGCATGACCCGCTTTTCCTTGAGAAAATCGACAAGGAGGCGATGCGATGAGCGGCTACAAACATATCTCGTTTGATCTCGATGGCACCCTGATCAACTCCTTCGCGGTAATGGAAATCGCATGGAAAACCGCCACAGGTGAACTGAACATCAATTGCGGCTTTGCCGAATACCGCCGCTATGTCGGCCTGCCATTCCCGAAAATCCTCGCCATGCTCGGCCTCGCGAATTTCGAGATTGAACTGAGCGAGATCTACTTCGCCAATACCCGTAGGCTGTTCAATGAAATCCCGGTGATCGACGGGGCCAATGCCGTGCTGGATCGCTGCCGCGCGCTCGGTCTTGGCACCTCGATCATCACCTCCAAGCCGCGCCACAATTCCGAAATGCTGCTCGAACGGATGGGCTTTGACGTGGACAAGCTGATCTGCGGCGATGACCTCACCCGTGGCAAGCCCGACCCGATGGCCGGGCGGCTGCTCTGCGAGACGTTTTCACTTGCCCCGTCCGAGGTGCTTTATGTCGGTGATGCGATCTTCGATTTTCAGTTTGCACTCAATGCCGGGCATGGCTTCGTGCTGTTCGATGACCATGGCGCCAACCGTATGCCATCAAACATGATCAACGCTGTCACCTCGGTGTCTGAACTTTCCGCGCTAGAGGGCTTTTTCGGCTAAGCAGCACCCTTGTGTTTCGCCGCAAAGCGGCATAAATAGCCCTTTCCTACTCATTCGATCTCTTTTCAGGAGTGCTCCATGGCCCGCGTGACAGTCGAAGATTGCGTCGACAAGGTTCCCAACCGCTTCGATCTGGTGATGCTCGCCTCGCATCGTGCGCGCGAGATTGCCGCTGGCGCGTCCGCCACCGTTGACCGCGACAACGACAAGAACCCCGTCGTTGCCCTGCGCGAGATTGCCGACGAAACGCAATCCGCCGATGACCTGCGCGAACGCCTGATCGAATCGAACCAAACCCAGATCGAGGTTGACGAGCCGGAAGAAGACGCCATGGCGCTTCTCATGGGGGCCGAAGCCGACAAACCCGACGAAGACGATGTCTCCGAAGAGCAATTGCTGCGGGCGTTGATGGAAGCACAAGGCCAAGGCTGAGCCGGGGCCGCAAGACAAAGGTTATGCGCGGATGATCC
This is a stretch of genomic DNA from Aquicoccus sp. G2-2. It encodes these proteins:
- the def gene encoding peptide deformylase, which encodes MKRPILIHPDPRLKKHCAPVPDLSDDLRALADDMLETMYDAPGIGLAAPQIGILTRLIVLDCVKGEDETPRPLIMFNPKVVAKSDDLSTYEEGCLSIPEQYADVTRPAEVSVNWIDRSGNEHTEDFAGLWATCVQHEIDHLNGTLFIDYLGAMKRQMITRKMQKLKREKARL
- the def gene encoding peptide deformylase, giving the protein MSVLPILQWPDPRLKAACAAAGHEDLRPLIADMFDTMYAAKGRGLAGPQVAVMKRLFVMDATWKDGERTPRAMIDPFIMAVERIPVVMDEMCLSIPGVTVPVERHKAITLQWTDETGDIHMNDFDGAEARIIQHEFDHLNGLVHFDRISPTLRADLETPYLKAHA
- the def gene encoding peptide deformylase, producing MTVRRCLPWPDKHLRTPAAPVGEITDEIRAHWADMVETMDAMPGVGLAAPQIGVMLRLAVVDASTERGKALLMANPEIIDASAVLREHEEASPNLPGVSARLKRPRGVVVRFLNHHGQYDRRELVGLWATSVQHQIDHLNGKMYFDRLSKVKRDMLLRKARKHG
- the fmt gene encoding methionyl-tRNA formyltransferase, with translation MRVIFMGSPDFSVPTLDALIAAGHEVACVYCQPPRPAGRGKKDRPTPVHARAEALGLPVRSPRSLKPADEQAAFAALDADIAVVVAYGLILPKAVLDAPRHGCLNIHASLLPRWRGAAPIHRAIMAGDAQTGICIMQMDEGLDTGPVLMRQTTPITPQETTGTLHDRLSTMGAAMIAQALTALPTLSATPQPDTGVTYAAKIDKAEARVDWTRPAAEIDRQIRGLSPFPGAWCDWQGTRLKLLASRMAHGSGAPGEVLDDALTIACGSGAIQITRLQKPGRAAQNGDDFLRGTTMARGSTLG
- a CDS encoding GlsB/YeaQ/YmgE family stress response membrane protein, whose amino-acid sequence is MAVLWLIIIGAAAGFLATRIMGKETNIIATMAIGIGGALIGGFVLRLLLAMLGAAAGFIGAILGALVLIWLWDRYFG
- the rnhA gene encoding ribonuclease HI, encoding MAELIAYTDGACSGNPGPGGWGVLLRAMEGARIVKERELSGGAAETTNNRMELLAAINALETLERASAITVVTDSAYVKDGITKWIHGWKRNGWKKKGGLKNVDLWQRLDAAQARHDVRWEWVKGHAGHPENERADELARAGMAPFKV
- a CDS encoding class I SAM-dependent methyltransferase, which translates into the protein MLDLGCGPGYYARALAEMGFAVEAWDASREMVALAAEQGAVEVRQAVFDDLNAEARYDGIWANFSLLHARRADLPGLLARIRRAGKPGMVFHIGMKLGTGEGPDALGRFYAYYQEDELVALLNAAGLDVKRRWHGAGAGLDGVMARHVMMLCHG
- the ispH gene encoding 4-hydroxy-3-methylbut-2-enyl diphosphate reductase, producing MPKPPLTLYLAAPRGFCAGVDRAIKIVEMAIEKWGAPVYVRHEIVHNKYVVDDLRGKGAVFVEELSDCPDDRPVIFSAHGVAKAVPEEAGRREMVYVDATCPLVSKVHIEAERHSAAGLQIIMIGHAGHPETIGTMGQLPQGEVLLVETVEDVARIAVRDPERLAFVTQTTLSVDDTIDIVAALQARFPSIRGPHKEDICYATTNRQEAVKAIGAKAEAILVVGAPNSSNSRRLVEVAKRAGCGYAQLVQRAVEIDWRALDGVGALGVSAGASAPEVLVDEVIAALRERYAVTIEEVQTARENVEFKVPRVLREKA
- a CDS encoding NYN domain-containing protein, whose amino-acid sequence is MFYKDERLALFIDGSNLYAAAKALGFDIDYKLLRHEFMGRGKLLRAFYYTALLENDEYSPIRPLVDWLHYNGFTMVTKPAKEYTDSQGRRKVKGNMDIELAVDALELAPRVDHIVLFSGDGDFRPLVASLQRQGVRVSVVSTIRSQPPMIADELRRQADNFIELDKLKDVIGRPPREHDNEQEREPMASAGH
- the folK gene encoding 2-amino-4-hydroxy-6-hydroxymethyldihydropteridine diphosphokinase, producing the protein MDQVCLIALGSNQPSPAGDPAATLTSALACLKATEGLHLRAVSRFFRTPAFPAGAGPDYINAAAALVSPLPPEAVLTRLHTIEADHERRREIRWGARSLDLDLLTCGPTILPDPATWQHWCDISTTRQQTEAPSQLVLPHPRMHERAFVLVPLAEIAPDWCHPVLALSVSSMLARLPRAEVAAATPI
- a CDS encoding glycosyltransferase N-terminal domain-containing protein translates to MPLSQRALLRLYFGVSRIIPARLVVALVRRRAAKNAGEDSVERAPERVAWVLPERPEGRVVWLQSIGPGDSTANLVLLEALRALDPTLSFVVTTRTLDGLGVFRKAAEGGGVSLLLAPLDTRAAMTRFIDHWRPDVAVFCEGDLWPNALDLLRRRGIPMALINGQFNGRLGRLVRKLPAFGRWMMAHFDLLHIFSAGGDEEAREWVRNECAVVFRPNMKLDAQPLSIKPDLHGQMKAAWGEAPVLTGASVDNNEIAPLLEAFESARTAIPDLRLILAPRWKEQGDAIAGTVEAAGYQAARRSAGQVPGRDERVFIADSYGELGTWFDLSFGVFMGHTLFGGMGHNPYEAIIQERRIIAGSIPSLLATDYSYLRDIGLCAVAEDAASIAAAITAFEGDRAGGAAAFANFAQARGFSREIARRLLDLAGESAG
- the kdsB gene encoding 3-deoxy-manno-octulosonate cytidylyltransferase, translated to MAGKTIALIPARMESSRLPNKPLRLISGLPMIVHVAKRAALTPGIDQVAVCTDSIEILMTCERFGIAVCMTKASHRNGTERIAEAAETMGLSPEDIIIDVQGDEPFVRPEYIEQVAAFTRANPFGCVVPHQFMDELGNLNRVKIVEHDNRVIYFSRADVPLYFGALQQPLKKHLSIIGFRLPALQRFAANPPTPLEEAERIELMRLIELGEPIGTFLQDGTSLSVDTPEDYELACRMMEHDPLFLEKIDKEAMR
- a CDS encoding HAD family hydrolase, yielding MSGYKHISFDLDGTLINSFAVMEIAWKTATGELNINCGFAEYRRYVGLPFPKILAMLGLANFEIELSEIYFANTRRLFNEIPVIDGANAVLDRCRALGLGTSIITSKPRHNSEMLLERMGFDVDKLICGDDLTRGKPDPMAGRLLCETFSLAPSEVLYVGDAIFDFQFALNAGHGFVLFDDHGANRMPSNMINAVTSVSELSALEGFFG
- the rpoZ gene encoding DNA-directed RNA polymerase subunit omega; translation: MARVTVEDCVDKVPNRFDLVMLASHRAREIAAGASATVDRDNDKNPVVALREIADETQSADDLRERLIESNQTQIEVDEPEEDAMALLMGAEADKPDEDDVSEEQLLRALMEAQGQG